Genomic window (Agrobacterium larrymoorei):
TCATCGGTTTCTTCAAGAAATGCGTCCATTCGTTCCAGCGCCCGCTTCGAAACGCTGCTGGGCTGTCCAAGCCATATCGGTGTGCCGAGTATGAGGATATCCGAGTCGAGAATCTTTCGACGGATCGCCGGCCAATCGTCTCCTTCTCCCTCATCAGAGGTGACGCCCGGCTTTATATTGAAGTCGGCAAGGCGGATGGTTTCGGTCTCTACGCCATCTTTCGACAGGGCTGACGCGATGAGTGCCAGCATGCGGTCGGTCGATGATGGCTCGCCGCCAGATGCCTTCAGGGTTGCGTTGAGCGCGATCGCTTTCAAAGCCACTGTCTTCTCCTCCAAAATGAACATCATCTCGTAACCGCGACACGAGAGGCTTGTTCCCGTGTCGCGGACTGCTTGTGACGCATGGAGGCGCGTGGAACTGATTTACTTCGACTGGGGAATGATGCTGATCATCTCGTCTTCTGATGGCTGGTCGGCGGGATCCAAGTGAAGCGCCTGGTCGGCTTCGACCCTGCGAGATCGTGAAGCAGCGGGTAACGTCACGGTCTCCCCGGTCTCAAGCGACCGCTCAACCGCGGCGAGGACGCGCATGTCCATCAGACCCTCTTCGCCATCGGCTTCAGGATCACGGTCGTTTAGAATGCAGTCGGAGAAATACTGCGTTTCGTTGCCGAATTGGTCGACCGGCTCGAAGACGTGCTCCTTCTCCCTGTCATCGGTAATTTCGCGGTAAGCGATCCCGACAGAAGGTCCGAACATGTAGCAGGGCGATGCTTCGATGGTTGATTTCGTTCCGACCAGCGTAAAGTTTTCGGCCGATGCCGTCGCGTAACTCACGGTAAACTGAGCCGTCCGCTCTTCTGGAAATAGCAAAGTGACTGCGACCGTGTCGTGAAAGTTGAAGCCGCGATCCCTGGTCTTGGTTCCTACCGCGTGGACCGCGATGGGTTCGCTGCCAAAGAGATTGCGCACAGCATTGAGCGGATAGGCACCCATGTCGGGTACCGGCCCACCCCAATAGCCGTTATGACCACGAGAGTTTTCTTCTGCGACATTCTGGGCAAACGTTGAGGAGAAGCTGCGGAGATCACCAAAGTCGCCATTACGGGCGCGCGTAAAAAGCTCGACATTGCCGGGCTCATGATGAAGACGGTATGCGATCATCAGCTTGGCGCCGCTTTTCTTCTGTGCTGCCAGGATCTGTTCAGCCTCATCGACACTTGACGCCATCGGCTTTTCCAGAAGCACGTGAATGCCAGCTTCGAGAGCGGCAACGGCAAATGGGGCGTGACGGAAGTTTGGGGTGGCGATATAAACGGCGTCAATTTCACCGGATTTCAGCAGTTCATCATATTGCTCGTATGACCAAGCCTTTATCTCGTAAAGTTTTGCAAGCTTGTCTGCTTTCACCGGATCACCGGTCACAAGTGCGGTCAGTTCTGAGTTGTTGGTTTGCTTGATGCCGGGCATGAAGGCCTGCTGTGAGATCTGGCCTCCGGCAACGACGGCGTAACGGATTTTCTTTTCTGGAGATGGCATTGTGCTCTCGAAACTCGCTGGATTGGGGGAGCAACACAGCCGGATGCGGCATTGCAAATGAGAAATGCAGGACCGTCAGCAATGTTCCGGATCAGGTATGTCGTGGTCCATCCCGGGCTTGTCGTAACCAGCCTTCAGTCTCACAGTCTGCGCAAAATCGGGAGGGACGGAGGCGTCGACGGTGGGCGAGCTCAACCGATATTTAAGTTGTTGGTTGTGCCCGTTTTGCGCGCCTGTAGGCTTTGACCTTACATCGCAGCATGGCGTGTTGTCCGGAAACGTCCTCGGCTTGCTAGAGGAAACCTTCTTAGAACCATTCTAAATATCTTGCGAAGCGTGCTTCGGTGAGTTAATTAGAATCATTCTAAAAAGGTGATCCTATGTTCCGCAGTCTCTTCTCCTCATCCAAACGTCCCTTTTCCACGCTCAACGAGCAGGAAATCCTTGCCCTGGCCATATCGTCGGAAGAGGACGATTCACGGATCTACCGGTCCTATGCAGATCATTTGCGCGCGCAATACCCGCAATCCGCTAAGATTTTCGATGACATGGCAGAAGTGGAGCACGCCCATCGCAATGTCCTGATCGACATGCACAAGCGCCGCTTTGGCGATGTCATTCCACTCATTCGGCGCGAGCATGTGCGTGGCTTTTACGAGCGCAAGCCGGACTGGCTGATCCATACCCTATCGCTGGAGCATATACGCGAACAGGCAGAGGAGATGGAGCGGCAGGCCATTCGCTTCTATGACGAGGCAATTCGCCACGTGACCGATGCGGAAACGCGGAAGCTCCTCGGGGATCTGGCCGAAGCGGAACGGGGGCATGAAGACATTGCCGGCATGCTCAGCGATAAGCACCTTCCCGAAGATGCGCGCTCGGAAGAGGATGAGACCTCCAAGCGGCAGTTCCTGCTGACCTATGTGCAGCCGGGTCTTGCAGGCCTGATGGACGGCTCGGTTTCCACGCTTGCGCCTATCTTCGCCGCAGCCTTCGCCACCCAGGATACGTGGCAGACCTTTCTGATCGGTCTGTCCGCCTCTGTCGGCGCGGGCATTTCCATGGGCTTTACCGAAGCCGCTCACGATGATGGCAAGCTTTCAGGACGCGGATCGCCGCTGAAGCGCGGCCTGGCGTCGGGTATCATGACCGCTGTCGGCGGTCTTGGTCACGCGCTTCCCTACCTCATTCCGCACTTCTGGACGGCGACCGCGATTGCAGCCGTCGCGGTGTTCATCGAGTTGTGGGCGATTGCCTTCATCCAGAACAGGTTCATGGAAACGCCGTTCTTGCGCGCCGTGTTTCAGGTGGTTCTTGGTGGCTCGCTGGTTCTGGCGGCCGGTATCATCATCGGTCACGGATGAGTATCAGGACAGAGGAAGCAGCCGGCGTTTGATCGGCTGCAGCTTCACGATGGACGTGTTGGTCTCCGCCTTGTCGGCGATCTTGTCGAGGATTGTGTCCAGCTCCTCGATCGAGCGGACATGCAGACGGGCGATGAAGCAATCGTCTCCGGTCACCTTATCGCATTCTGAAATCTCGGGGATTGCCTCGATAAGCTGTTGAACGACATGCAGCTTGCCGGGCAATGGACGAACACGAATGATGGCCTGGAGAGTGAACCCGATACTCGCCGGGTCGATTTCCACGGTAAATCCGCGGATGACACCTCGCTCTTCCAGCCGCTTGATCCGCTCGGACGTGCTCGGCGCCGACAGACCCACCTGCTGTGCAAGTTCCTTCACAGACATTCTGCCGTCATTCGACAGAAGCTGTAGGATGCGTTTATCGATATCATCGAGCATGGGCGCCTCCTGTTAAGTGGATGTCGTTGTCAGCCTTCATTACGTAAGCAAAACTACCTTAAAGCCTTTGAATGATCAAGTTAATCGGCGCCGTGATCCGTTAAGATTTCCTCACGATGAAGGGGAGCCTAACGATGACTGAAAAGATGCGCGGCGTAATCGAAATGGCAAGCGCGATGGTGATTTCCGGCACCATCGGTATGTTTGTTGTCTTGTCCGGTCAGCCCGTGACGAGTGTTGTGTTCTGGCGCTGCGTTTTCGGTGCGGCAATCCTGCTGCCGATTTGTGCGGCGATGGGATTTTTCCGGCTTGGTATC
Coding sequences:
- a CDS encoding Gfo/Idh/MocA family protein, with the translated sequence MPSPEKKIRYAVVAGGQISQQAFMPGIKQTNNSELTALVTGDPVKADKLAKLYEIKAWSYEQYDELLKSGEIDAVYIATPNFRHAPFAVAALEAGIHVLLEKPMASSVDEAEQILAAQKKSGAKLMIAYRLHHEPGNVELFTRARNGDFGDLRSFSSTFAQNVAEENSRGHNGYWGGPVPDMGAYPLNAVRNLFGSEPIAVHAVGTKTRDRGFNFHDTVAVTLLFPEERTAQFTVSYATASAENFTLVGTKSTIEASPCYMFGPSVGIAYREITDDREKEHVFEPVDQFGNETQYFSDCILNDRDPEADGEEGLMDMRVLAAVERSLETGETVTLPAASRSRRVEADQALHLDPADQPSEDEMISIIPQSK
- the mbfA gene encoding iron exporter MbfA — encoded protein: MFRSLFSSSKRPFSTLNEQEILALAISSEEDDSRIYRSYADHLRAQYPQSAKIFDDMAEVEHAHRNVLIDMHKRRFGDVIPLIRREHVRGFYERKPDWLIHTLSLEHIREQAEEMERQAIRFYDEAIRHVTDAETRKLLGDLAEAERGHEDIAGMLSDKHLPEDARSEEDETSKRQFLLTYVQPGLAGLMDGSVSTLAPIFAAAFATQDTWQTFLIGLSASVGAGISMGFTEAAHDDGKLSGRGSPLKRGLASGIMTAVGGLGHALPYLIPHFWTATAIAAVAVFIELWAIAFIQNRFMETPFLRAVFQVVLGGSLVLAAGIIIGHG
- a CDS encoding flavodoxin family protein, producing MALKAIALNATLKASGGEPSSTDRMLALIASALSKDGVETETIRLADFNIKPGVTSDEGEGDDWPAIRRKILDSDILILGTPIWLGQPSSVSKRALERMDAFLEETDDAGRMVSYGRVAAVAVVGNEDGAHHVSAELYQALNDVGFTIAPNAVAYWVGEAMGSTNFSDLERIPETVTKAVDMLARNTAHLAKLTRGNPYPDQA
- a CDS encoding Lrp/AsnC family transcriptional regulator produces the protein MLDDIDKRILQLLSNDGRMSVKELAQQVGLSAPSTSERIKRLEERGVIRGFTVEIDPASIGFTLQAIIRVRPLPGKLHVVQQLIEAIPEISECDKVTGDDCFIARLHVRSIEELDTILDKIADKAETNTSIVKLQPIKRRLLPLS